The Pecten maximus chromosome 14, xPecMax1.1, whole genome shotgun sequence genome includes a region encoding these proteins:
- the LOC117342274 gene encoding OTU domain-containing protein 1-like produces MSWRDPRRPRKGPIVDFDRPFDPEVAKASVAQKTPRQEEPPKEEDLGNKKQFYPVSKHWQKEKADMFKIDVKTYFKYGPRKSFYDKSPPKQTIPIRADGNCFFRAISAIITGSESDHLRVRELITKHISDHPDMYRTFLMSRGGMSEYLTNMRRPKEWATDVEILATATMLKSVVEVFFPCRIKGTTEYRWQTFKPLDNLDISHPAIYICNKNEHFEPVLDIDPTIGTSRERPRNFRGAAHGLDY; encoded by the coding sequence ATGAGTTGGAGGGATCCTCGCCGTCCAAGAAAAGGACCGATCGTAGATTTTGATCGTCCTTTTGATCCCGAAGTAGCAAAGGCGTCTGTAGCTCAGAAAACTCCGCGGCAGGAGGAACCACCAAAAGAGGAAGATTTGGGAAATAAAAAACAGTTCTACCCAGTGAGCAAACACTGGCAAAAAGAAAAAGCCGATATGTTTAAAATTGATGTGAAAACTTATTTTAAGTATGGTCCTCGAAAATCTTTTTATGACAAATCACCTCCAAAGCAAACAATTCCTATCCGAGCAGACGGTAATTGTTTCTTTCGTGCAATCAGCGCAATCATCACAGGCAGTGAAAGCGACCATTTGCGTGTGCGTGAGTTAATTACGAAACATATTAGCGATCACCCTGATATGTACCGTACGTTTCTCATGAGTCGAGGTGGAATGAGCGAATACCTCACCAACATGAGACGACCTAAGGAATGGGCGACCGACGTCGAGATTCTAGCTACGGCAACAATGCTCAAGTCCGTTGTGGAAGTATTTTTTCCGTGTAGGATTAAAGGAACCACGGAATACCGATGGCAGACATTCAAACCCCTAGATAACCTTGACATTAGTCATCCCGCCATTTACATCTGTAACAAGAATGAACACTTTGAACCGGTGTTGGACATCGACCCAACTATTGGAACATCTCGGGAAAGACCGAGGAATTTCCGGGGGGCAGCACACGGTTTAGATtactga